The following DNA comes from Spirochaetaceae bacterium.
TAGCCAGCCGCACATTTAAGCCTTGTTTACCAATGGCTAAACTTAGCTGTTCGTCATCAACTATCGCTAAAGCTTGTTTTTTTTCGCTGTCTAAAATAAAAACTTGACTAACGGCCGCCGGCGACAAAGCGTTAGCAATAAAAACCACCGGGTTATGGTCATACCTAATAATATCTAGCTTTTCGCCTTCCAACTCACTAATAACCGCTTGTACCCGGCTGCCGCGCTGCCCCACGCAGCTGCTTACGGCATCAATATCATCACGATTACTTTCCACAGCCACCTTAGTACGGTAACCAACCTCACGCACTATCTTACGAATATTAATTAAGCCGTCTTTTAACTCCGGCACTTCATTTTCGATAATTTGTTTAACAAACTCGGTATGACTGCGCGATAACACAATAGACAGCCCGCCGCTGTTTTTTACCACATCGTAAACCAGTACTTTAATACGGTCTTCTAAGCGATAGCTTTCGCGCGGCGATTGAAAACGTTTGGGCAACATACCTTCCGTTGTGCCTATATCAACAAAAAGATTACCATTACGCTCGCGCTTACAGTAGCCGATAACCACCTCACCTTTTTTATTTTTATATTCGCTATATAATATATCTTTTTGAATATCACCTAAATCTTTTTTAGCTTTTTGCTTGGCCGTTTGTACATCGCCTCTGTCAAAGGTGGCGGGGTTAATTTCTATTAATATTTCATCACCTATTTCGGCTTCTTCGTTATAGGTTTTAGCTTCGCTAATCTCGATATGCACAGCCGGGTTATCCCAATCGTCATCATCTACCACAATTTTTTTAGCATAAAGTGCAACGTATTTATTATTTTGCGTAAACTCTACCAAAGCGTTATCGTTACTGCCAAAATGCCGTTTGTAGGCGGCCAGCAGGGTTTCTTCTATGGTTTTTAATACCAGCTCTTCACTGATATTTTTTTCCTGCTTAATTAACTTAATCGCCTCCGATATATCTGCTTTCATAATTAAAGCTACCCCCTCAATTTTGCCTTTGCTATTGCGGCATATTCATAAAGGTTAGCATTAACATAAACACCAACCTCGTTACTTTCACCAATTATTCCCAGCGCCGTTTCACCGGTTTTTAAATTTAGCTGCACCTCTTTACCTTTAAAGATGGCGTATTCATGCACATCTTTAAAAACACGGTTTAACCCGGGGCTAGATACCTCCAGCAAAGCCTCGCCGCCGGCCGGCATTAAAGCTTGCAAACGGGCTGCGCAAGCCAAACTAACTTTAGCGCAGTCATCTAGGCTAACACCGTTTTGTTTATAGATATAAAGCATAAATTTTAAGCCGCCTTTAACCGGACTATGGCTAAGTTCTACCACTTTAAAACCCAACCCTTCGATAATTGGCGTTACTACCGCTAAATAATCCATTTGACACCCTATAAAAAAATCTTCCAGTTATTCTGGAAGATTTTTCGTTTACTTAATCAATCTTGGCTTTAGTTTAAAGCTTTAAAATAATTTTGTCAAGCTCTTTCATCACTTTTTTACAAATATCATTTAATTTCTATAAATAATCACCAAAATAAAACTATTATTTTAACCGCCAAGTAGTCTCCGCCCCTTTATCCTCTAAAATAATTCCCTCCACTAAAAGTTTAGCACGCAAATTATCGGCTAGGGCAAAGTCTTTAGCTAGCTTAGCTTGTTTACGTTCTTCAATTAGGGCCAATAAATGCTCCGGTAATGCCTCCGGTTCGGCAGTTTCTCGAGCCGCTTCGGCAAACAGGCCAAGCGCTAAAATATCATCGCAGTGCTTAAGCAGCTGGGCTTTACTAATATCACTTAATTTGTCATCTTTTAAAGCTGTATGCACTAAGGCAATCGCCTCGACACTGCTAAGGTCGTTTAAAAGTTTATCGTTAAATTCTTTAATTAAAGCCGCAGCTTTAGCTGTGATATTGCTATCGGCCGATAGTAAAGCCAGCCGCGCTGCTTGCCCTACCAATTTAGCCCGAGCCGTTTTAGCGGCCTTTAAAGCCTCTGTACTAAAATTTAATTTTTTACGGTAATTAGCAATTAAACAAAAATAACGATAATCTAATGCTTTAAAACCTTGTTCCAGTAAAGCGCTTAAAGTTAAAAAACTGCCGCTGCTTTTGCTCATTT
Coding sequences within:
- the nusA gene encoding transcription termination factor NusA, encoding MKADISEAIKLIKQEKNISEELVLKTIEETLLAAYKRHFGSNDNALVEFTQNNKYVALYAKKIVVDDDDWDNPAVHIEISEAKTYNEEAEIGDEILIEINPATFDRGDVQTAKQKAKKDLGDIQKDILYSEYKNKKGEVVIGYCKRERNGNLFVDIGTTEGMLPKRFQSPRESYRLEDRIKVLVYDVVKNSGGLSIVLSRSHTEFVKQIIENEVPELKDGLINIRKIVREVGYRTKVAVESNRDDIDAVSSCVGQRGSRVQAVISELEGEKLDIIRYDHNPVVFIANALSPAAVSQVFILDSEKKQALAIVDDEQLSLAIGKQGLNVRLANRLVDWNIDVKTQSQFAELDISPEAYEDAEALFESDEGLEIEGIADLPGISQRLANTLQENG